The region CAGAGGGTGCTCGTATCCCCCACTCCGCGATGCCGGGAGACCGCGTCGGCGTTGGGGTTCGACGGCGCTGTCGAAACCGCGCCCGGCGGGCTCGACGTGGGGGGTTGGCGGGGCCGTACGCTGGCCGACGTCAGCGCCGACGCCCCGGACGCCGTCGCCCTCTGGCTGGCGGACCCGACCGCCGCACCGCACGGCGGCGAGTCGGTGCACCAGTTGTGCGAGCGGGTCGCGGCCTGGCTGGACGAGGCCGCGCGGTTCTCCGGCCGGACCGTCGCCGTGGTGGAGCCGGAAATCGTACGAGCCGCGGCCGTTCGGGCCCTCGGGGCACCGGAGTCGGCGTTCTGGCGGATCGACGTACCGCCGCTGACCGCCACCGAGTTGAGCGGTCGTGCCGGACGCTGGAACGCGACGTTCGGGAGACCGCTCGCTCACGCCGAGGGTGGCGATCCGGGCAGCACTCACTGAGCTGACGCGAGCGACTGACGCTGCGCCCGGCCGACTGTGGGATCAGCTCACGGGGCCAGGTTGGCGGCGGACACGTGCGGCGTCGCCGCCGAGAGCGGCGGCGCCGGCCGTCTCGTGCGGGGCGCCGAGGGCGGCCCGGACCGCCTGTGACCTGTGCGACGCGACGCCGCACCTTCTGGAGACCCTCCCCCCTGAGCAGGCGCTCCGCGCGTTTCTCCAGCAGCTGGTGGTGCACTCCGCGGCGAGCCGGAGCACGGCCGTCGCCCTGAAGGCGGGCAGGGACCTCGGATCGCCGGTGTTCGCCCGGGCCCGTGCCTCCATGATCGAGACGATCGGTCGGCTCATGACCGCCGCGGTCGCACCCGGCGCGATCCGCGCGGACGTCACCCCGCTCCTGTTCGACGGCCTCCGCGACACCGCCACCGCCCCGCGCCGCTCGGACGGGGTCTCCCGCCAAGTCACCCCCTGTGGGCGACCTGAGTGCGGCGGGCCTTGCGAGCGAGCGAACGGCCGCCCCCACTCGGCCCCCGTCAGCGCCTCGGACGGCCGGCCGGGCAGTCCGCCGAAGACCAACAGGGGGACGCGCACGGTCCCGAGTCCACCGGCCCCGTTCCGGGGACTATCGCGCGCTCGCACCACCCGCACAGCAGGCTCGCGTCGGCGCCGACCGCCTTCAGACGTCCCACAGCGTCCACGGCCGCCCCGAACCATGTGTCCTCGACGACCACGACCGGGACGGATTCCAGCAGCCGCGCGCTCCGCCAGGCGCTCAGACCGGTGATCGACCGAACCGCCTGGACGACATCCATCCTCCGGCCGCCGGTCCCGGTCAGCACAACTCTGAACTCCGGTTCCTCCACCGTCCCTCCAACCCCCTGGAACCCTGACCGCTTCAGCTGGACTCGCGGACGATCAGTCGGCACGGGACGGTGTGCACCCCCGGTGCCGGGTCGGCGTCGATGGCTTCGAGGAGTCGCAGGGCGGCGATCCGGCCGATCTCGGTGAGGTCCATGTCGATCGTCGTGAGGGGCGGCCTGCTGGCCAGGGCCATGGTGTCCCAGTTGTCGTAGCCGACGACCGCGATGTCACCGGGCACGTCGACGCCCCGCTCGCGCAGTGCGTCCGCCACGCCCCGGGCGATCTGGTCGTTGCCGCAGAAGAAGGCGTCCGTGTCCGGTGCCGTGCGCAGGACCGTGTCGGCGGCGCGGCGCCCCCACGCCTCGCTCCACTCCCCGTGGTGCACCCGTCCCGTCGAGAGTCCGAGGGAGGCCCGCTCCAGGTGCTCGACCGCGTGCCGGGCCCGGTCGCGGGCGGCCGCGTGGTGTTCCGGGCCGGTGATGTGAGCGATGCGCGTGCGGCCCGCGGCCAGCAGGTGCTCGACGGCCAGTACGGCCCCGCCCCGGTCGTCGGAGACCACCGAGGTGTCGGCCGGGTCGGTGGACGGCGAGAGCGCGTAGACGATGGGGACGGCCTCGATGCCGTCCAGGGGCGGACGGGGGTCCGTACGGCGGCCGGTGACGATGATGCCGTCCACCCGGCGGTCCATCAGGTTGCGCAGGTGGTGCTGTTCCCGGATCGCGTCGCCGCGGGTGTCGCACAGCAGGACGGAGATCTTGCCGGCTCCGAGCGCGTCCTCGGCGCCGAGCAGTACGGGGGTGCTGAAGCGGCCGATGCCGTCGGTCGTCATCAGCCCGACCGTCCAGCTCCGCCCGGTGTGCAGGCTCTGCGCGTGCTGGTTGGGCCGGAACCCGAGTGCGTCGACGGCGTCAAGGACCCGCTGGCGGGTCTCGGGACGCATCCGCCCGCCGCCGTTCAGCGCCTTCGACGCCGTACCCACGCTGACGCCCGCGAGCGCGGCGACGTCGGCGAGCTTCGCCGGGCCGGCGGAGCGGGAACCTGGAGCAACGGTCACGAGCAAACCTTTTCCTGGGCGGCAACGACCCGTCCATCGTCGCAGCCTCCCGGGGGTGTGTGCCAGCCACCGGGCAACAGAAGAATCTCTTGTCGCGACTCTTGACCCGACTACCCCGCTGCCCTCTACTTCTCGGCAGGAAAAACGGTTGCTCAAACGAGTTCCGAGAACCTCCCGCCTCTTGAGCACGGGGGCCGTCGCGCCCTGCCCCGCAGCCCGGCCCCTCCCGCCTCCACCCCTCTCGGAGAACCATGCCCCGCACAGACTCCGCCCTGCCCTCCCCCACCGACGTCTCGGCTTCCACCGAACAGGGCGCCGCCCCCGTGGGCCCGGTCCGGCTCGGCCCGGACGCCCCCGCCGCACTGCGCCCCGCCGCCGCGGAGGTGCGCACCGGCTTCTGGCACGCCCGCCGCGAGGTCAACGCGCACACCTCGATCCCGCAGGGCCCCGCTCTGCTGGAGTCCGCGGGAAACCTGCACAACCTGCGCCTGGCGGCCGGCACGGCCCAGGGCGAGTTCCGGGGCGGTTACCCCTTCGTCGACACCGACGTCTACAAGTGGCTGGAGGCCGCCTCCTGGCGGCTCGCCCGCAGCGGGCCGCCGGCCGACGGCGAGGAGACCAGCCCCGACCTGCGCCAGCTCGCCGCCGAAGTCGAGCGGATCATCGCCCTGGTCGCCGACGCCCAGCAGTCCGACGGCTACCTCAACACCTGGTTCCAGGTCCGCATGAACGGTGAGCGCTACCAGGACCTGCGCTGGGGACACGAGCTGTACTGCGCGGGCCATCTGATCCAGGCGGCGGTGGCTCATCACCGTGCGACCGGTCGCGACGAACTCCTCGTCGTGGCACGACGGTTCGCCGACCACCTCGACTCCGTCTTCGGCCTTCCCGGCAGCGGCAGGCCGATCGACGGCGTCGACGGCCATCCGGAGGTGGAGACCGCCCTGGTCGAGCTGTACCGGGAGACCGGCGAGCGACGCTATCTGGAGCTCGCCGGCTACTTCGTCGACCGTTACGGCCACGGCCTGCTCGGCGGCGAGGCGTACTGCCAGGACCGCGTGCCGTTGCGCGAGGCGGTCACCGTAGAAGGGCACGCCGTGCGCCAGTTGTATCTGCTGGCCGGTGCGACGGACGTGGCCACCGAGACGGGCGACGCCGAACTGCGCTCCGCCGCCGAGCGGTTGTGGCGGGCGATGACCACGACCAAAACCCATCTGACCGGTGGTCTCGGCGCGCACCACGACGAGGAGGACTTCGGCGACCCGTTCGAGCTGCCCAACGAACGCGCCTACTGCGAGACCTGCGCCGCCATCGCCTCGATCCAGTGGAGCTGGCGCATGGCTCTGCTCACCGGCGAGGCCCGCTACAGCGACCTGATCGAGCGCACCCTCTACAACGGGTTCCTCGCCGGTGTCTCGCTGGACGGCGAAAGCTGGCTGTACGTCAATCCGCTCCAGGTCCGCGACGGCCACACGGACCCCGGTGGCGACCAGTCGGCCCGCCGTACCCGCTGGTTCCGCTGCGCCTGCTGCCCCCCGAACGTGATGCGGCTGCTGGCCGGGCTCGAGCACTACCTCTCCTCGACCGACGCCGAGGGGCAGGGCCTGCAGATCCACCAGTACGTCACCGGCCGCTACCGCGGTGACCTCGACGGCACGCCCGTCACCGTGTCCGCCGAGACCGACTACCCCTGGCACGGCGCGGTGTCCCTGACCGTCGAGGAGGCCCCGCGGGAGCGGCCCTGGACACTGTCTCTGCGCATCCCTCAGTGGTGCCACGAGTACCGCGTGCGGTGTGGCGACCGGACGTACGACCAGGCCGACGCCCCCGTCACCGACGGTTGGCTGCGCCTGGAGCGCATCTGGGCGCCGGGCGACCGGATCGTCGTCGAACTCGGCCTGGAGCCCCGCCTCACCGCGGCCGACCCGCGGGTGGACGCGGTCCGCGGCTGTGTGGCGATCGAGCGGGGCCCGCTCGTGTACTGCCTGGAGCAGGTGGACCACCCCGGGGGCGGTCTGGACGACGTCGTCATCGACACCGCGCGGCCGCTCACCGTGCGGCAGCGGCCCGATCTGCTCGGCGGTGTCACCACCGTCGTCGCCACGGGCCGTCGCCGCACGGTCCCGGACACCGGCTGGTGGCCCTACCGGTCCGCCGACGCCGACCCGGCCATCGCGCCCTCGGGCGAGTCCGTCGAGCTCACCGCGATCCCCTACTACGCCTGGGCCAACCGGCAGGACGGCAGCATGCGCGTCTGGCTGCCCACCTCCTGACGTCGGCCGACCTCCACGGCCTCCTCCCGGCAACCGGGCACACCCGTCACCCCGTCACCCCGTCACCCCGTCACCCCGCACGACCACTCATGACAACGAGGTCACCGCAATGCGAAACACCCGCAGAACTCTCCTCGCCGCCTGTGTCGCCGTCGGCACCCTCGCCTCCGTCACGGCCTGCGGGGGCGGCGGTTCGGGTTCCTCCGACTCCACCGGCAAGTCGGCGACGTACGCCTTCTGGGACCCGTACCCGCAGTTCGACGCCTCCTCGGACTGGGGCAAGCGTGTCGCCCAGTGCGGTACCTCGGCGGGCGTCAAGATCAAGCGCACCGGCTACGACACCACTGACCTGGGCAACAAGGCGCTGCTGGCCGCCCAGCAGGGCAACGCGCCCGACGTGATGCTCGTGGACAATCCGGTCGTCTCCACGCTGGTCGAGGCGGGGATCCTCAACAAGACCAACGACCTCGGTCTGGACACGTCCGCGATCCAGAAGAACATCATCGGCGCGGGCACCATCGACGGCGCTTCTTACGGTGTACCGATCGGCGCCAACACGCTCGCCCTCTACTACAACAAGAAGATCCTGACGGCCGCCCACGTCGACCCCGCCTCCGTCAAGGACTGGGCGTCGCTCACGGCCGCCCTGAAGAAGGTCGAGTCGGCCGGGAAGAAGGGCATCACCTTCTCGGCGATCGGCACGGAGGAGGGCAGCTTCCAGTTCCTGCCGTGGTTCTGGGGCGCGGGCGGCGACCTCACCCACCTCGACTCGCCGAAGAGCGCGGCCGCGCTGTCGCTGTGGAAGCAGTGGGTCGACGAGGGGCTCGCGCCCAAGGACGTCTTGAACAACACCCAGACCACCAGCTGGCAGGAGTTCGCCACCGGCGACTACGCCTTCGCGGAGAACGGCACCTGGCAGCTCGCCAACGCGGAGAAGGCCGGATTCCCGTACGGGGTCGTCAGCATCCCCGGGCGGAACGGCGGTTCGGCGCCGGTGCCGACCGGCGGCGAGTTCGTCACCGTACCCGTGCAGCAGGACACCGCGCGCTACGACATCAGCAAGAAGATCGTCACCTGTCTGACCAGCTCGGAGAGCCTGCTGGCCAGCGACACCGCCCTGACGTACGTCGCGCCCACCGCGGCGGTCCAGGCCCAGCAGGTCGAGGCGAACCCGAAGCTCAAGCCGTGGGTGGCGGCCGTGGCCGCCGCGCGGGGCCGTACCAGCGGTGGTCTCGGCACGAAGTACCCCACCATCTCGCAGCCGATGTGGACGGCCGTACAGGCGGCCCTGTCCGGTGGCAAGAGCCCCGAGGCAGCTCTCGACGCCGCGCAGACGGCGGCCGGCAAGAGCAAGGGCTGACGCGGCCGGCCGGAGCAAGGGCAGACAGCGCGCGGCGCCGCAGGCCGCGTCCCGGACATCGCCACCCGCATCCAGGAGTTCGCATGACCATCGCCCGAGTCGACCGCCGTCCCAAGCGGTCCCCGGCCGTGTCCGGAGCGGCGGGCGGCGCCGACCGGCGTGACGTGCCGCCACGCCGTCGGCGCGGCAGGGACCGGCTGACCGCGCTGGGCTTCCTCGCCCCGCTCGTGGCCTACCTCGCCGCCTTCTATCTCTATCCGCTCTACCGCAACCTCGATCTGAGTCTGCGTGACTACACGGTCCGCTCGTTCGTGGCGGGCGACGCGCCGTTCTCGGGCTGGGACAACTTCTCCCAGGTGCTGGACGACCCGACCTTCGGGCCCGCGCTGCGCAACACGATGGTGTTCACCTTCGTGTCGATCGCGCTCCAGTACGCGGCCGGGCTGGCGCTCGCGGTCTTCTTCAACCGGCACTTCCGTCTCTCCACCACGCTGCGGGCGCTGTTCCTCATCCCGTGGCTGCTGCCGCTGATCGTGTCGGCGTCGACCTGGTCCTGGATGCTGAACAGTGAGTCGGGCGTGGTCAATTACGCACTCCACCTCGTCGGCGTCCCGACCGTCGACTGGCTGACCTCGCCGCACTGGGCGCTCGCCTCGGTCGTCATCGCCAACGTCTGGATCGGCATCCCCTTCAACCTCGTCATCCTCTACAGCGGTCTGCAG is a window of Streptomyces sp. NBC_00271 DNA encoding:
- a CDS encoding histidine phosphatase family protein, whose translation is MTSRVMMISPAISAALREARFDDGCPLDATGAARARSAAGSLPAVQRVLVSPTPRCRETASALGFDGAVETAPGGLDVGGWRGRTLADVSADAPDAVALWLADPTAAPHGGESVHQLCERVAAWLDEAARFSGRTVAVVEPEIVRAAAVRALGAPESAFWRIDVPPLTATELSGRAGRWNATFGRPLAHAEGGDPGSTH
- a CDS encoding SbtR family transcriptional regulator — its product is MAIRAALTELTRATDAAPGRLWDQLTGPGWRRTRAASPPRAAAPAVSCGAPRAARTACDLCDATPHLLETLPPEQALRAFLQQLVVHSAASRSTAVALKAGRDLGSPVFARARASMIETIGRLMTAAVAPGAIRADVTPLLFDGLRDTATAPRRSDGVSRQVTPCGRPECGGPCERANGRPHSAPVSASDGRPGSPPKTNRGTRTVPSPPAPFRGLSRARTTRTAGSRRRRPPSDVPQRPRPPRTMCPRRPRPGRIPAAARSARRSDR
- a CDS encoding LacI family DNA-binding transcriptional regulator produces the protein MTVAPGSRSAGPAKLADVAALAGVSVGTASKALNGGGRMRPETRQRVLDAVDALGFRPNQHAQSLHTGRSWTVGLMTTDGIGRFSTPVLLGAEDALGAGKISVLLCDTRGDAIREQHHLRNLMDRRVDGIIVTGRRTDPRPPLDGIEAVPIVYALSPSTDPADTSVVSDDRGGAVLAVEHLLAAGRTRIAHITGPEHHAAARDRARHAVEHLERASLGLSTGRVHHGEWSEAWGRRAADTVLRTAPDTDAFFCGNDQIARGVADALRERGVDVPGDIAVVGYDNWDTMALASRPPLTTIDMDLTEIGRIAALRLLEAIDADPAPGVHTVPCRLIVRESS
- a CDS encoding glycoside hydrolase family 127 protein, yielding MPRTDSALPSPTDVSASTEQGAAPVGPVRLGPDAPAALRPAAAEVRTGFWHARREVNAHTSIPQGPALLESAGNLHNLRLAAGTAQGEFRGGYPFVDTDVYKWLEAASWRLARSGPPADGEETSPDLRQLAAEVERIIALVADAQQSDGYLNTWFQVRMNGERYQDLRWGHELYCAGHLIQAAVAHHRATGRDELLVVARRFADHLDSVFGLPGSGRPIDGVDGHPEVETALVELYRETGERRYLELAGYFVDRYGHGLLGGEAYCQDRVPLREAVTVEGHAVRQLYLLAGATDVATETGDAELRSAAERLWRAMTTTKTHLTGGLGAHHDEEDFGDPFELPNERAYCETCAAIASIQWSWRMALLTGEARYSDLIERTLYNGFLAGVSLDGESWLYVNPLQVRDGHTDPGGDQSARRTRWFRCACCPPNVMRLLAGLEHYLSSTDAEGQGLQIHQYVTGRYRGDLDGTPVTVSAETDYPWHGAVSLTVEEAPRERPWTLSLRIPQWCHEYRVRCGDRTYDQADAPVTDGWLRLERIWAPGDRIVVELGLEPRLTAADPRVDAVRGCVAIERGPLVYCLEQVDHPGGGLDDVVIDTARPLTVRQRPDLLGGVTTVVATGRRRTVPDTGWWPYRSADADPAIAPSGESVELTAIPYYAWANRQDGSMRVWLPTS
- a CDS encoding sugar ABC transporter substrate-binding protein, with the protein product MRNTRRTLLAACVAVGTLASVTACGGGGSGSSDSTGKSATYAFWDPYPQFDASSDWGKRVAQCGTSAGVKIKRTGYDTTDLGNKALLAAQQGNAPDVMLVDNPVVSTLVEAGILNKTNDLGLDTSAIQKNIIGAGTIDGASYGVPIGANTLALYYNKKILTAAHVDPASVKDWASLTAALKKVESAGKKGITFSAIGTEEGSFQFLPWFWGAGGDLTHLDSPKSAAALSLWKQWVDEGLAPKDVLNNTQTTSWQEFATGDYAFAENGTWQLANAEKAGFPYGVVSIPGRNGGSAPVPTGGEFVTVPVQQDTARYDISKKIVTCLTSSESLLASDTALTYVAPTAAVQAQQVEANPKLKPWVAAVAAARGRTSGGLGTKYPTISQPMWTAVQAALSGGKSPEAALDAAQTAAGKSKG
- a CDS encoding carbohydrate ABC transporter permease: MTIARVDRRPKRSPAVSGAAGGADRRDVPPRRRRGRDRLTALGFLAPLVAYLAAFYLYPLYRNLDLSLRDYTVRSFVAGDAPFSGWDNFSQVLDDPTFGPALRNTMVFTFVSIALQYAAGLALAVFFNRHFRLSTTLRALFLIPWLLPLIVSASTWSWMLNSESGVVNYALHLVGVPTVDWLTSPHWALASVVIANVWIGIPFNLVILYSGLQNIPGELYEAASLDGASGRQQFRRITFPLLRPVSAITLLLGLVYTLKVFDLIWIMTKGGPGDSSSTLATWSYQLAFGTLLPHFGPGAAVGNILILIALVFGLLYIRVQRRQEA